The Treponema succinifaciens DSM 2489 region TTTGCGAAAAATCTGATGAGTTAAGTTCTTCATTTTCTGTGTCTTTGCTTTTAAATGAATTAGAAAGTGGTTTTTTATTTTCAAATGGATTTTCTTCGTTGCAAAGCGGAATTGAGAATCCCAATTTTTTTTGAATCTGCTCTGAAATTTCAATTATTTCTTTTTCTGACAGTTTCTGGACCGAACTTAAATATTTCCACTGGTCGTCATAAGGCAAAAAATATTCATCGGTAAAAACAGAATGTTTTTCTTTAACGGCCCGGCCTTGAAGCGGAAGCGCAATAAGATTTCCGTAGCCGCCATTTGGAATTTCATCCTGGTTCGGGAACATCCGGTCAAAACTTTCAAAAGAAATCGAATGATTTTTCAGCATTGACGCTTGAAGAATCAAAGAGCCGAATTGTCTTGCCGTTTTAGCTTTTATTTTTTCGCTGAAGAAAATCCACAGATGAGCGCCGTTTCCAGAACGCGAAATTTCAACGGAATGAAAAATTGAATATTCACCGCAGGTTTTGAAGACTGCCCGAACATCGTTTTTCCATTTCTCAGAATTGCTGTTGTCATTAGCTGCATCGTCAGATTTTTCTGTATTCTCAAAGTTTTTTTTGTGCGAGTCAAAGTCGAACGCAAGAAAGTTGCAGCAGTTGTCCAAAAGAAGCGGATAAATTCCAATCACGTCGCGGCAGTATAAATCTTTTCCGGCAAGATGATTGTAAATTCTTGAATCGGACAGGCTTTCCGGAAACTTAAAGGGGCAGGCGGCGCACGAATATTTTTTCAAGTCGCATTTTCCCGAAAGCCATTTGTTTTTGCATACCGGCGAATATCCGCTTTTATTTGATTTTTCGTTGTGCCAGCGCAGGGCAAAAACATCAGTCCGCCCTGAAAAAAGTGATTTAAAAAGCGCGATTTTTTCTTCCGGGGAACTAAAACGGTTTATGGCATTGGTGTATGCAGAAATTTCCGCAGCAGGAACTTCCGCATTCATGGCTTTAGGATTTTCTAACAGATTTTCTTGTTTGTTGTTCTGTCCAAAAGCTTCCGCCTGATAGATTTTTTTCTGAATAAAATCACCAGCTTCCCGATTCGTTTCTGAAAAACCGAAAATCAGCTCCACAAGCTCATCTTTTGAAAGCGAAAGAAGAAAATCCCTTTTTGTCATAATTTTTATTCGGTTTATTGTATGTTAAAAATAACAAAGTTTGAAGCGGGGAAGAGTGGGGGCACTTAAAAATCCCATAAAAAATAAAGTAACTATATTTCAAAATTTAGTTACTTTATTTTAAAATATAGTTACTATATTTATCTGACAGACTGGGTATGTTTATCGGTAAGTTCTCTGTTTGTAGCTGCATAAAAATTATTCAGCTTGCTTTGTTTTACAGGCTAAAATCATGCTATACTATAATAGAAAAATCTAAGCATATAAAAAGAAAACAAACATTCTGGAGTAAAATTTTGACAAGCGATCAGATGATAAATAAAGTCCAAAGTTTTTCTTGACCCGCTGTTTCTTGAGATTGCCGATGAGGAACACTCAAAGACAGAGCAAAGGTATCAGGGCTTCGGAAACATCAACGGAATAGCCGTAGTCACGGTGTTTTATACGGAACGGTGTTCAGACGGAAAGGAACGGCACCGCTTGATTTCAGCAAGAGGACTTGATCCGCAGGAAAAGAAAGCGTATGACGAATTTATCAAATCTTACACAGGAACAAATTGACGAGCTGAAAAATCTCGGAAATGCCCCTGTTGACTATTCTGACATTCCAAAGACAACTGATTTCTCAAAAGCTAAATTCAAATACTATAAGATTGAGCCTATAAAACAGACAGTCACAATGAGGCTTGACGCGGATTTGGTTGCAGTTCTAAAGAGTTTCGGAAAAGGCTATCAGTCAAAGACAAATGAAATTCTTCGTTCCGTTGTGATGGAACACAAAATGCCTGTGCTGGATTTTACTGACTAAAAAATCCGCCGGGGAGGGGGCGGACTTGCAGAAGGATCTATATTAACCGTAAACGGGGCAATTTTCATCAAGTAATTTTTGCAAAAGTGGATTATTAGCCTTTGCCTTTACATCCAATTTTGAAATAAGTTCACCGTCAGAAACTGGCTCACCCCTACCCTTCTTTTCCCAAGCTTGGTTTGTAGAAGCGGAAGAAGTTGTTTTAAAAACAGTATCCCTATTATTAGCTAAACTGAAATTAGAACTAGATGCACCATAAACTCTTTTTGTTGCATTTCCAACTTCAATATTTTTCAATAAAGTTTTATCAACACCTGAAAAATCAAGAGTATTAGCAGTATAAATACCTTCATAAGAACCTTCCTTTAAACCTCTTACTATAACTTTTGCACCCACTGCAGTTATTTCGGATTTAGGACCAACAACAGCAAAATCTATTATACCAGCATCTCCGCCTAGTATAAGCTTCAAACCAGAAACATCACCAGAGAAACGAACATTAGAAGGAGTCAAATCTGTATCTACATCGGAGGTTACATTTCCAGAAATATTAACATTTTGAATTTCATTTGTTAATTTTTCAGCCATTAAAAGAGCGGTATTGATGTCAATACCATAAGCA contains the following coding sequences:
- a CDS encoding BrnT family toxin, which produces MKSKVFLDPLFLEIADEEHSKTEQRYQGFGNINGIAVVTVFYTERCSDGKERHRLISARGLDPQEKKAYDEFIKSYTGTN
- a CDS encoding BrnA antitoxin family protein: MTNLSNLTQEQIDELKNLGNAPVDYSDIPKTTDFSKAKFKYYKIEPIKQTVTMRLDADLVAVLKSFGKGYQSKTNEILRSVVMEHKMPVLDFTD